The following is a genomic window from Anopheles aquasalis chromosome 3, idAnoAquaMG_Q_19, whole genome shotgun sequence.
AACAGACCGTGAAACATCCACTCGGAACCCGTTTGAAGTACAcaaagggagaaaaggaaagggagtTACCGATGGAGCAggaattttcaaaatttaattgaatcacCAACCAGACCACTCGCTTTCCCCTCCGGTGCAAACCTTTGAAGCAGCAGGATGCTCGGAAGGGGATCTGACTTCACGCAGCTCCCCTTCAAATTTCTCGCAGCAAAAGGAATAACATAACAAAACATTATATCCCCGTACTGTAACCgaaaaccaccatcagcccGACCAGAACCGTTGCGCACACAGAGCAAAGGAATGTCCTGGTCTTGGGTGTCTGATGGCACCGGGTTTCCATAATTTTATTTCCCTCGTCAATTCACGATCGATGCACGGAATGGAATTCGCGTGACATGGCACGGATGATGGCGGTAAAAATGTCGGCTTCAAAGGCATTACTATGATGAAAGATTCAAATCGCGGCTACAGATTAGCTGCGGGTGGCTGCAGAATGCCAGCTCAGATTCCATTCGGCCATTCGACGAGTCGAGCATCGTTTTCAATCGCGCCTGGATCATGGCATTGGAAGTGTGTTTGAATCGAGTAACGAGACCTCGGTATCGCCATTCATTGAATTCCAGTCGTGGATCGACTCCGGGAACCGCATCCCCCGGTTTGTTTACTTGTTGTGTTCTGCGATTCGCAGAGTTTACAGAAACATGCCAGCCAGATGCGCACGACTACTTCTACTACCACTACCGCTACCGATCGGCTTTTGGCGCCCATTATTTGCACTGCATTAGTGACGCTTAGGTTACGCCATCGCGAGTTCCACTGCGAGCGTCCTGGTCCACGAGGTATCGAGGACTGCTTACTGCTGAATAAAGCAGATTCGAATAGCTAAGGGGACGTCTTTGAAATGGGATCCGTACCGTACACCGAAAGTTTTGTCCTGACAGCGCAGCAAAATGGCATCATGGGTCGGAAGGGAAGGTGCACTGCCATCCGTTTATCGCCATTTGCACGCCAGCTGTGTGCGCACACGGTGAGGCATCCCCGGGGGGGTAGGGAAAAAATTGATTACACTCCAGGGAGCGTGCTGAGCCCCGTGGTGTGGAGTCTGGAATTGTTTGGAGACCGGGCTGTCACGCTGGAGGAGGCTTTCACTGAAAGCTGCACACCAATGCTGAAGGGCTGGGAACAAGGTGTGCTGTCTGAAGCGGGAGGGAAAACAGCAATAAATGTTCTTCGAAAATGTACTTACTTGTCTCGTGCGATTTCCTGTGCCTCAGGATATCCCAGGTCCTGAATCTTCAGGTTGGAATGGCCGGCATCGTCTGATGCCCGATGGTGGTAGCAGTCGGGGGTATGGGAGTTCTGGGAGCAACCTTTAACCAGCGTAGTACCCCCTTAAGACGACAATTTAATGTCGACGGAACCTCTGAACCCCGGTGGCTCGACGTTTATCGGAACACACAGCTTGGTTATATAccccgagaaccgagaaaacACACGAGACACGGAGTCTGCCATTGGAACGttattaaattcaatttagtcCTTTTAAATCGCTTATTAAAGACGACGGTTCCTACGATGACACTCTGGCCTCCTTCGACCGACACCTGGTACGCGAGAATTAAGCCCGGACTGTGGGTTGTATGAAGAATGAGAGGCTGGAAGTGTTTTTGCCGACGAGCGAGCAAGTGTGAGACTGTCTCACACTGTGTTTCCGGTGCCCCGGCTGCCGGTATCGGTGGTATCTTGTCACACAGCATAAGATCTGACATCTGACCTCTGAATCCTTCCTCCTAGCGAGACACACCGTTTGCACGCCAGTTGTGACAGTTCTTTGTGTCTTTCTTCCGGTTACACCGAAGAACTGGTGCCCGCTGTTGGAGTCAGTGCGGCGGTGAAACCATATTTTCCAGCAGTCAGTAGGAGCTGGGTTTGTGTGcccacacacgtacacgagTGGCTATTAATTTGCGCTGCGTGGCAGCTGCGATTGGCCATGCATAATTCTTGGGCTTCCTGGGtcgccttccttcctgcctacCGTCCTTTGGAGCTGACAGAACGCCAGTTCGCGCTGTTCCGGACTTTGCCAGCCGATTGTGAGGCAGTGTGGCATTTTAAACTCCTTTAAACTTTACCATCCACCACTTCTCGGTGCTGTCGAGAAGAAGTAAATAACGGAATTATTGGAAAAGTTGTCTTTCGCTTTTAAGGCACGCCGCCGGTTGGCATTAGCGCGCAGGAGTTTCGGGACCATTTCGACTTTCGTTTCGAGGGTTGCGCTCATGTTCAGCTTGGCGAAATCGCTTCCGTCGCTACCTATTCACCGGAATTCGCCTTAAAAACGTGGCGGAATGAGAAATCGAAAATCGGACTGGAATGAATCGATCCGGATTCTGGGGGCCCCCATTCCCCAGCAACgctccgaccgaccggtacAGAGTAGGAGGAGTTTTATCGCAAAGTTTTGAAGCTCTTGAACAGCGTTCTCACAAAGCCAAGCCGAACAAGTTGAAGTGCGATGGCGGATGGCGTGAAGTCGAGTGAATGATTCCGGGAGCGAAAAATAAAGTTAATCGTTGCTGCcaatgcctctctctctctggattgACTGTGCGGGGACGTGCGTCGGGTTCCGTGGCCCAGGAGTTTCACGACAACGAATCCGCTTTTGTGTGTTCCGCTTGCTCGCTCGGCTCTTGGCACTAATCCATCTTATCCCCCCCGCGGATCATTCCTTTCGAGTCCCACGTTTCAATTCgtgaattcgatttcgatctttGCTTTTCACTCGACTAAGCTTATCGCTTTAGGATTCTCCATCCGGCGAAAGAATGGGGGAAACAGGCAAGAGTGTGACGACAGCGATAGCGGTGAGGTTACAGGTCCTCTGGCCCCCCACAGCTGGGAGTTTGATcctgcgaagaagaagagaagcgcaAAAGCTTCTCCGTGACACGTTTCTCAAGGCTCTCGCTCGATGATAGCATAGGTGTAATTCGATTTCAAGTGGCGAAAGGTCTTTGACACAAATTACGTTACGGAGAGCTCTCTCCGCACTAGTGAGGCATCACCGGGAATCTGGGTGAAGTCGTAGAGTGGAAGACGTTTTTGCGTTTCCAGAATGTATAATTTCTTTCCACATGCTGCCAGTGCGCTGCCAGGGTCGTTAGCGTAGTGACAACGCCCCGTTTCGTGCTCTTGGGGAGGCGAATCATTTTCATCCTGACTGAAGAACGTGtcacatttctttttctttggggAGCAGAAGTTAGATTAAATTAGTTGAACGATCCGTGCGACATGCCATCAGTCGTTGTTGTCGGTGCTCCGTGCGCTGTTGTAAGTTGATACGTGAAGAAGTGTTTgatttttcgttgcttttctGTCCTAAAAGATAGGAAATATCAAAGTTCTTTCCTTGAAAAATCTTAGCTGAAGGACATAACACTACAATCGAATTGTCTTCAACGGTCCATTACTCAAACTAAGCTAAGGGAATAAAGTCGTAAACCCCTTGACAGATAATCCCCCCTTTAGCGTAAAGAGCTGGTAATCGGTGGAACAGACAGAAAGGATGCGAAGGAAGGCCAGCTCCATGCATCCGACGGCCAGAAATCAaatccactgccactggccatGAATATTGAATcatttgatgatgatccaAAACCCCCCGTTAAGCTCATTCGAGGTTTTCTCAttgttcttctctctctctcttctactctctctctctctctccctatcagATAACCAACACTCGTTCGGTGTGGTGTCCACGTGCTCGGCGACGAAATGGCACTCATCGTATCGTGGATCTTCATCCTGGGGCTCATCGTGCCGGACCTGTCGTCGAGTTTGCTGCACTGTCCCCACCGGTGCCACTGCGACGACGAGAAGCTGGACGTGAACTGTGAGGAGGGCCACCTGGACGTGCTGCCCATCGCCCTCAACCCCTCGATCCAGCGGCTCGTGATAAAGAACAACAAGATCCGCATCATCGACTCGTCGATTCAGTTCTACTCCGAGCTGACGCTGCTGGATCTGAGCTTCAACTATCTGTTCAACATCCCGGACCGGACGTTCGGCCACCAGcgcaagctgcagcagctgcacctgAACCACAACAAAATCAGCACCATCTCGAACCGGACGTTCGTCGGGCTGggcgagctgctggtgctcaatCTGCGGGGCAATCTCATCGACCAGATTGACGCGATGACGTTCACACCGCTGGCGAAGCTGGAGGAGCTTAATCTCGGCCAGAATCGTATCGCCAGCGTTGggctgtcggtcggtgcgttCGTTGGCATCGGTGACCTGAAgattctgctgctggacgataaTCTGCTGAGCGTGGTACCACCGCACGAGTGCTTGAAGCCAATCGACAAGCTGGCCGAACTGTACCTCGGTACTAACCCACTCGGTCACATCGAGGACACTGCACTGGCCGTACTGTCCGAGTTGACGCTGCTGGACCTGCGGAGTGCCGGTTTACCAAATGTGACCGTCGGAACGTTCGGTGGTATCGAGAACCTAAAGTCGCTCAATCTGGCCGACAATCAGTTCCGCCGGGTACCATCGGCGGCGCTCGGTGTGCTGCGTCGCCTGGAGGAGCTAGCCATTG
Proteins encoded in this region:
- the LOC126577591 gene encoding toll-like receptor Tollo; its protein translation is MALIVSWIFILGLIVPDLSSSLLHCPHRCHCDDEKLDVNCEEGHLDVLPIALNPSIQRLVIKNNKIRIIDSSIQFYSELTLLDLSFNYLFNIPDRTFGHQRKLQQLHLNHNKISTISNRTFVGLGELLVLNLRGNLIDQIDAMTFTPLAKLEELNLGQNRIASVGLSVGAFVGIGDLKILLLDDNLLSVVPPHECLKPIDKLAELYLGTNPLGHIEDTALAVLSELTLLDLRSAGLPNVTVGTFGGIENLKSLNLADNQFRRVPSAALGVLRRLEELAIGQNHFESLPAHSFRGLSNLKRFELKGSLYLRRIERAAFQTNTNLETVVIESNKALTELEEETFAGLLYLKHLSLRNNGLERLDETMFSWNSLRTVDISDNPINCDCYYTKLLLRLQSAARVSYNATGCPQHLPDQWECEYALERNKNLISVVVPLVAIVTAIALAFYRFRGLLREYVKNGCKSKAAASATPAPGGALPVLAPIAHRTVDLSTVVDYEKPLTDEDYVIRASNLYRGGGGGAANQPMLNGAYPLYLQQNPAVYYNKPLPITEL